The Bradyrhizobium sp. B097 genome contains the following window.
CGCAGCCGCGCTCGGGATCGTGCTCTACAATGTCGTGCTGTCGGGGCTCGCGATCGGGCTGTTCATCCTGGGTTTTGCGCGGCCCGCGCCCGCCACAGCGTAGCGGCGAGCAGGAGGTACATCACGCAGGTCCAGTCCGACTGCCAGTTGATCGTGCCCTCGTTGAACATCGTGTAGAGCGCGGCGATCGCCAGCAGGCCGGCGAACACGGATTCCGCCAGCGGGCGGATACCTTCCTTCGGACGATTGAACATGGTGAGCAGCGCGAACGGCACCACCGCCATGGTCAGGGAAGCGTACGGAAAATCGCGGTAGCGCGGATCGAAGGCGAAGCCGAGTGCGGTCTCCGCTGCGATCACTGTGGTGATGACCAGCACGATCGCCAGCAACGCGCCGATCGCGCCCTTGCCGCGATAGTCGCGCGGCCCGACCAGCTCCAGGAAGGTCGGCAGCGAGCGCCCGGCGATCAGCGCATGCGCCGTCAACAAGGGCGATGCGATCGCGGCCGCGAGCAGCACGCCCCAATGCAGCCAGCCGCCGACGCCGTAGCTCTCGTAATACATCTTGTCGCCGGCGATCCCGAGCAGCGTCCCCGCCGTCGTCGCCGAAATCGCGACCGCGATCCAGGCCGACGGCCGCGGCGTCCAGGGCCGGCGGCGCAGCGTCAGCCAGGCCGCGAGGAAGATGGCGATCGACAGCGCCATGCCGCCCGCCATCTGCAGCTTCCACTCCGGATAGTTGCTGATCGCAACGCCGGGCGGGTACTTCACCTGCCGCTTGACCGCATCGAACAGGCCCCAATTGCCGCCAACCGTACCCTCGAGCTTGCGCTTCCAGGGTTGGTCATAGGCCTCGATCAGGTTGACCCGAAAGCCCTCGCGCTTGGCGAGATCGAGGATCTCGGACACCACCCGCGCCTGGTTGGTGCGCGATGGCAATGCGCCCTCCCGCATCCGCCCCGCGCTCGGCCAGCCGGTCTCGCCGATCAGGATCTCCTTGCCCGGGAAAGTCACTGCCATCCGCTTGCGGATATCGTCGACATGCGCCGCGGCGTACTTCGCCTTGATCGGGATGTCCTCCCAATACGGCAGGATGTGAATGGTGACGAAATCGACCGCGTCATAGATCTCGCGGTTCTTCACCCAGTATTCCCAGACGTCGGCGTAGGTGACGGGCAGATTGCCCGCCGCCGACTTCACCGCGCGGATGTTGCCGGCAAGATCGGTGGCGGTCATCTCGCCGCGCAGCAGCACCTCGTTGCCGACGATCAGCGAGGTGACGACGCCGGGATATTCCTTGGCGAGCCGGACCGCGATCGCGATCTGCTGCAAATTCTTGAAGCGGTTGCTGCTGAGCCAGATGCCCTGCATCACCTTCAGCCCGACCTTGGCCGCCACGCCCGGGACCTGGTCGAGGCCGTTCTCGATCGAATAGGTGCGCACGCAATCGGTGACCTTGGCGAGATCGGCGAGGTCCTGCTCGATCTGCTCGACCGGAACCTGCGTGGTCGGATCGAGCGGCGTCTGGGCGCCGCGGAACGGCGTGTAGGACACGCATTGCAGCTTTGCGGCAGGATCGATCGGTGCGCGCGCGAGCGTAATCGGCGTGGCGAGCCACCACCACACAGATGCAATCACTGCGAGCGAGATCAGGAGAAGCGCCAGCGGCGTACGAAGCGAAATCGGTTCCATCCTCCGGGGGACCGTCGAATTAGCCGGTCATAGCCCGTCTGCCAAGTCCAGGAATCGGTCAATACCATGGTTGTCCTGCGACAGTTTTGCGCTGGGTCGATAAAGTTGTGAGTTTGCTGGACAAAATACCAAATTCCAGTCATGGGATTCCGCCACAGTCTCCGCCGCACTGGAGACCTATTTGGACGGCATCACGCGAGCCGTTAGGATGATCCCGCAGGGGCAGGAACATATCGGGGAATGCATGCGTCGACGGCTGCTTGAGTTGAAGAACACTGCTTTGCGCCATCTTGCCGTAACGGGCCTCGTCACAGCGCTCGCGCTCTTGAACGGAGCCGGCGGCG
Protein-coding sequences here:
- a CDS encoding beta-(1-6) glucans synthase — translated: MEPISLRTPLALLLISLAVIASVWWWLATPITLARAPIDPAAKLQCVSYTPFRGAQTPLDPTTQVPVEQIEQDLADLAKVTDCVRTYSIENGLDQVPGVAAKVGLKVMQGIWLSSNRFKNLQQIAIAVRLAKEYPGVVTSLIVGNEVLLRGEMTATDLAGNIRAVKSAAGNLPVTYADVWEYWVKNREIYDAVDFVTIHILPYWEDIPIKAKYAAAHVDDIRKRMAVTFPGKEILIGETGWPSAGRMREGALPSRTNQARVVSEILDLAKREGFRVNLIEAYDQPWKRKLEGTVGGNWGLFDAVKRQVKYPPGVAISNYPEWKLQMAGGMALSIAIFLAAWLTLRRRPWTPRPSAWIAVAISATTAGTLLGIAGDKMYYESYGVGGWLHWGVLLAAAIASPLLTAHALIAGRSLPTFLELVGPRDYRGKGAIGALLAIVLVITTVIAAETALGFAFDPRYRDFPYASLTMAVVPFALLTMFNRPKEGIRPLAESVFAGLLAIAALYTMFNEGTINWQSDWTCVMYLLLAATLWRARAAQNPG